The Cucumis melo cultivar AY chromosome 5, USDA_Cmelo_AY_1.0, whole genome shotgun sequence genome has a segment encoding these proteins:
- the LOC103491638 gene encoding uncharacterized protein LOC103491638 isoform X1 codes for MSLAPPTSLYLYSSHSHPLPKSHLSSFTQRSHPNLFPVRFLFHLSFSTSFSTLHSFKSSAFKIDIGLGDSHDAGQPREQYQVEQEQPHGLKFAPGASAHKTRLFNVGDKVITTRPNFHFSNHISGICQFPFHASSIVPHVKNSMPRLCCQASLRASTSFPENRVAEERSSISVSSIETIPKIDKSGKFCSPRAARELALSIVYAACLEGSDPVRLFEKRLNSRRESGYEFDKTSLMEYNHMSFGGPPVTVETIEEADELLRKDERDSTIEAEILAAPPKMVYSKLILRFTRKLLVAVVDGWDNRALKIEKVIPPTWKNKPAGRILELCILHLAMSEITVIGTRHQIVINEAVDLAKRFCDGAAPRIINGCLRTFVKDIKETDSTPAREKQEVRA; via the exons ATGTCTTTAGCTCCACCCACCTCCCTTTATCTCTACTCTTCCCACTCTCATCCCCTCCCTAAATCCCATTTATCTTCCTTTACTCAACGTTCCCATCCCAACCTCTTTCCCGTACGCTTTCTCTTTCATCTTAGTTTCTCCACCTCTTTTTCAACCCTTCATTCCTTCAAATCCTCAGCTTTCAAAATCGACATTGGACTAGGAGATTCCCATGATGCTGGCCAACCTCGTGAGCAGTATCAAGTGGAGCAGGAGCAGCCTCATGGTTTGAAATTTGCACCTGGAGCTTCTGCCCACAAGACTCGACTTTTCAACGTTGGGGATAAAGTTATCACTACcag GCCTAATTTTCATTTCTCCAACCACATTTCTGGAATATGTCAGTTCCCGTTTCATGCTAGTTCAATTGTTCCCCACGTAAAAAATTCCATGCCACGCCTCTGCTGTCAAGCCTCGCTTCGGGCTTCTACTTCTTTTCCTGAAAATCGTGTGGCTGAAGAGAGGAGTTCTATTTCAGTATCTTCCATTGAGACGATACCAAAGATTGACAAGAGCGGCAAATTTTGTAGTCCGAGAGCTGCTAGAGAGCTTGCTTT GTCAATTGTTTATGCAGCTTGTTTAGAAGGCTCTGATCCCGTTCGGCTCTTCGAGAAAAGGTTAAATTCCCGACGAG AATCAGGATATGAATTTGACAAGACATCGTTGATGGAATATAATCATATGAGCTTTGGAGGTCCGCCAGTTACCGTGGAAACAATTGAAGAAGCAGATGAGCTTTTACGCAAGGATGAAAGGGATTCTACAATTG AGGCAGAAATCCTCGCAGCCCCACCAAAGATGGTCTACAGCAAACTGATCTTACG GTTTACACGAAAACTTTTGGTTGCAGTTGTGGACGGATGGGACAATCGTGCGCTTAAAATTGAAAAAGTCATTCCTCCAACTTGGAAG AACAAGCCAGCAGGAAGGATTCTGGAGCTTTGTATTCTCCACCTGGCGATGTCTGAAATAACGGTTATTGGAACAAGGCATCAGATTGTAATTAATGAG GCCGTTGATCTTGCAAAACGGTTCTGTGATGGAGCAGCACCTCGTATTATTAATGGGTGCCTTAGGACCTTTGTAAAGGACATCAAAGAGACCGATTCAACGCCTGCTCGAGAGAAGCAAGAAGTCCGTGCATGA
- the LOC103491638 gene encoding uncharacterized protein LOC103491638 isoform X2 → MTKQLYSSFPRGLWPNFHFSNHISGICQFPFHASSIVPHVKNSMPRLCCQASLRASTSFPENRVAEERSSISVSSIETIPKIDKSGKFCSPRAARELALSIVYAACLEGSDPVRLFEKRLNSRRESGYEFDKTSLMEYNHMSFGGPPVTVETIEEADELLRKDERDSTIEAEILAAPPKMVYSKLILRFTRKLLVAVVDGWDNRALKIEKVIPPTWKNKPAGRILELCILHLAMSEITVIGTRHQIVINEAVDLAKRFCDGAAPRIINGCLRTFVKDIKETDSTPAREKQEVRA, encoded by the exons ATGACTAAACAACTTTACTCATCATTCCCTCGTGGGTTATG GCCTAATTTTCATTTCTCCAACCACATTTCTGGAATATGTCAGTTCCCGTTTCATGCTAGTTCAATTGTTCCCCACGTAAAAAATTCCATGCCACGCCTCTGCTGTCAAGCCTCGCTTCGGGCTTCTACTTCTTTTCCTGAAAATCGTGTGGCTGAAGAGAGGAGTTCTATTTCAGTATCTTCCATTGAGACGATACCAAAGATTGACAAGAGCGGCAAATTTTGTAGTCCGAGAGCTGCTAGAGAGCTTGCTTT GTCAATTGTTTATGCAGCTTGTTTAGAAGGCTCTGATCCCGTTCGGCTCTTCGAGAAAAGGTTAAATTCCCGACGAG AATCAGGATATGAATTTGACAAGACATCGTTGATGGAATATAATCATATGAGCTTTGGAGGTCCGCCAGTTACCGTGGAAACAATTGAAGAAGCAGATGAGCTTTTACGCAAGGATGAAAGGGATTCTACAATTG AGGCAGAAATCCTCGCAGCCCCACCAAAGATGGTCTACAGCAAACTGATCTTACG GTTTACACGAAAACTTTTGGTTGCAGTTGTGGACGGATGGGACAATCGTGCGCTTAAAATTGAAAAAGTCATTCCTCCAACTTGGAAG AACAAGCCAGCAGGAAGGATTCTGGAGCTTTGTATTCTCCACCTGGCGATGTCTGAAATAACGGTTATTGGAACAAGGCATCAGATTGTAATTAATGAG GCCGTTGATCTTGCAAAACGGTTCTGTGATGGAGCAGCACCTCGTATTATTAATGGGTGCCTTAGGACCTTTGTAAAGGACATCAAAGAGACCGATTCAACGCCTGCTCGAGAGAAGCAAGAAGTCCGTGCATGA
- the LOC127149469 gene encoding uncharacterized protein LOC127149469 — MSSSNPSGKAQRDRLVEIEEQMLYLVEVPDSIRYLESRVDEISEKANMIDAVAGRVEGLPIKELLARVDALEENTNARRTINYERGESSSGFAAHMEERVSELDNTQKTLLEMINAMSEDFKVTLDVVRNEIADVNARLSLTMRAMANQAPAGGAISVSKVKVPEPKPFCGARDAKALENYIFDLEQYFKATNTVAEEAKVTLATMHLSEDAKLWWRSRYVDIQEGRCTVDTWDALKRELRSQFFPENVEILARRKLRDLRHTGEIREYVKQFAGLMLDIRDMSEKDKVFYFVEGLKPWARAKLYEQRVQDLTSAYAAAERLFDLTSDSQDARRNQSFSPRRNRDSRPSSPKAVGGDRRSGKDRKPYQPTTENTWRRPNDRSPTKRPLSCFICQGPHLARECPNKVDFHAFQASLIADSDDKSNRAEDEADLVDGGEKTRIGAIKYMSSLQKKSGERHVPTKGGLMYVDTWINQKQTKSTMVDSGATHNFITEAEARRLGLRWERDSGKMKAVNSIALPIVGLVKRTTIKLGGWRGPVDFVVVKMDDFDVVLGMEFLLEHQVIPMPSAKCLAITGSFPTVVQADIRQPNGFRMISAMQLDESRAQEEPLSVEILLGALEKPGETVPKDTLCVPEKCHGVMPSRWPKSSLMRRRTDHGVESPSEANAHAKNAYRMAPSKLTKLRKPSEMLSNTGCSIPVQAPYGARVLSLKKEDRSPQQCVDGRPRGVKHLPKSNDRPRQCRVRTMKAKGLEKNCVTRHEAYESPVVPLGLTDAKGGKCYSAQGQVSVLSHVGECHQGGSSRGEDTQWSENLECQVAFNGSKQAMIEGPSLGVVGATETPEVEAEQLSCVLAEQLHHCVDGRQENWVQLLKVTQFGYSAQTDSLIKKSPFEIENKRHSALPLIADGPCLGNRPQVHRVGEECEQMANIAQVCLEEASRPTEERGDQKRCPLELEGMTKLPSDGATTPYDCLSTWTWRKTEKSRKALLTE; from the coding sequence atgtcgtcgtcgaatccatcgggcaaggcccagagagaccgactagtagagatagaggagcagatgctctacctagtcgaagttcccgactccatccgctacttggagtctcgtgtcgacgaaatttctgagaaagctaacatgatcgatgcggtagctggccgtgtcgaagggttgccaataaaagagttgttggcaagggTTGACGCCCTAGAAGAAAACACCAACGCCAGAAGAACTATTAACTACGAGCGTGGGGAGAGTTCTTCAGGTTTTGCTGCCCACATGGAAGAACGCGTCAGTGAGCTTGATAACACTCAGAAGACActcttagagatgataaacgccatgtcggaggattttaaagtcaccctcgatgtcgttagaAATGAAATCGCGGACGTGAACGCAAGGCTGAGTCTCACGATGCGAGCAATGGCTAACCAAGCTCCAGCTGGAGGAGCAATTTCGGTTAGCAAAGTAAAAGTCccagaaccaaagcccttctgtggggcaagagatgcTAAGGCCCTGGAGAACTACATTTTCGACCTTGAACAGTACTTCAAGGCTACAAACACTGTCGCCGAAGAAGCCAAAGTGACGTTGgcaacgatgcatctgtctgaagatgcaaagttgtggtggaggtcccgatacgTAGACATACAGGAAGGACGTTGCACTGTAGATACGTGGGATGCCCTGAAGAGAGAACTCCGCTCGCAATTTTTCcccgagaatgtggaaatcctGGCTCGGCGAAAATTGCGCGATCTAAGACACACTGGCGAGATTCGGGAGTACGTGAAGCAGTTCGCAGGGTTAATGCTAGACATCCGggatatgtcagagaaagacaaagttttctacTTTGTCGAAGGGCTGAAGCCGTGGGCGAGGGCCAAgttgtatgaacaaagggtccaagacctcacgtcagcatatgcagcagccgaacggttgttcgacctgacaagtgactctcaagatgCGAGGCGTAATCAAAGTTTCTCACCAAGAAGGAATAGGGATAGTCGCCCGAGCTCTCCCAAAGCTGTCGGGGGAGACAGACGTTCTGGTAAGGACCGCAAACCTTACCAGCCAACCACCGAAAATACATGGCGGAGGCCGAATGATCGAAGCCCAACCAAGCGTcccctcagttgtttcatatgtcaGGGGCCCCATTTGGCAAGGGAATGCCCGAACAAAGTCGACTTCCATGCGTTTCAGGCCTCACTAATTGCGGATTCAGACGATAAGTCAAATCGTGCTGAGGACGAAGCGGACCTGGTAGATGGAGGCGAGAAGACTCGGATTGGGGCCATAAAGTACATGtcgtctctccagaaaaagtcaggggagagacacgtaccaacaaaagggggcctaatgtatgttgacacctggatcaaccaaaaaCAGACTAAGAGCACAATGGTTGATTCTGGTGCAACCCACAACTTTATTACAGAGGCAGAAGCCAGGCGTCTAGGGCTCCGTTGGGAGAGGGATTCAGGAAAGATGAAAGCCGTGAATTCCATTGCCCTACCTATCGTCGGATTGGTGAAGCGAACGAcgataaagttgggaggatggagaggccccgtagactttgtggttgtaaagatggacgactttgatgtagtgctgggaatggagttcctccttgaacatcaagtcattCCAATGCCGTCAGCCAAATGTCTAGCGATTACTGGATCCTTCCCTACGGTAGTGCAAGCAGATATTCGGCAGCCTAACGGGTTCAGAATGATATCGGCCATGCAACTAGACGAGAGTCGCGCCCAAGAGGAACCACTGTCTGTGGAGATCCTGCTTGGGGCGTTGGAAAAGCcgggggagacagtccccaagGACACTCTGTGTGTCCCAGAGAAGTGCCATGGTGTGATGCCAAGTAGATGGCCCAAGTCCTCGTTGATGCGGAGGAGAACCGACCATGGGGTAGAGTCGCCATCAGAGGCAAACGCGCATGCGAAAAATGCTTATCGCATGGCGCCATCGAAGTTAACCAAACTTCGGAAACCGTCAGAGATGTTGTCGAATACAGGGTGTAGTATACCCGTACAAGCTCCGTATGGAGCCCGCGTCCTTTCCCTGAAGAAGGaggacagaagcccacaacagtGTGTTGATGGCCGCCCACGTGGAGTGAAGCATCTCCCAAAGTCAAACGACCGACCGAGGCAATGTCGAGTAAGAACAATGAAGGCAAAGGGACTCGAGAAAAATTGTGTCACTAGGCATGAAGCATACGAGTCCCCCGTGGTGCCGTTGGGTCTTACTGATGCCAAGGGAGGAAAGTGTTATTCTGCGCAGGGCCAGGTGAGCGTGCTGAGTCATGTGGGAGAGTGCCACCAGGGTGGGTCGTCGAGAGGAGAAGACACTCAGTGGAGCGAGAACCTCGAGTGTCAGGTCGCCTTCAATGGTTCAAAGCAAGCCATGATCGAGGGGCCAAGTCTTGGGGTCGTCGGGGCGACCGAGACTCCTGAAGTCGAAGCCGAGCAACTCAGTTGTGTGCTCGCAGAACAGCtgcatcattgtgttgatggcagacaaGAGAATTGGGTTCAACTGCTGAAGGTAACCCAATTCGGTTATAGTGCTCAGACCGACTCGCTGATCAAGAAAAGTCCGTTTGAGATTGAAAATAAGAGGCATTCTGCATTGCCGCTCATCGCTGATGGCCCTTGTCTAGGGAACCGCCCTCAAGTCCACCGAGTTGGAGAAGAATGTGAACAGATGGCCAACATCGCTCAagtgtgcctagaagaagcttcaaggccgaCGGAGGAGAGGGGAGATCAAAAGCGATGCCCCCTCGAGTTAGAGGGGATGACCAAGCTTCCAAGTGACGGTGCAACGACGCCGTACGATTGCCTGTCAACCTGGACCTGGAGGAAGACAGAGAAGTCGAGGAAGGCcttgctgacagagtaa